Genomic segment of Lentimicrobium sp. L6:
CGCCTGATTTCTTTGTCCAGCAAATTTATGCAGAGAATAATCAAAAAATATGGATTGGCACTAAGAATAGTGGTGTCTACCTGCTTGACAATTCCAGAAACACTATTTCTAAAATAGATTTTGAAGCCCTCAACAAAACCAGCATCAGCTTTTTAGGCAAATCTCCAGATGGTTGGATATGGATAGGCACAGAAAGCAAAGGAATTTTCCTCTATAAAGATGGTAATCTCAAGCAATTTGACAGACAGAATATAGCTGCATTAAAAGAAATTCAACACATCCTATTTGCTCCAAATGGAAATATTTTCTTCTCCACCTACTCGGGCTTATACATCAAGGAAAATTCTAAAATAAAAAAAATCTGGAGTTTAAATGGAGTTGAAACCAATCATTGCCTGCTCAGCAAAGACAAAAGGGTGATCATCTCCACTTCAAATGGCTTATACCATAGCGATCTTTCTGGACAACATATGGAAGCTTATCAAAATAACAGCAATCTGAGAGTGATAAAAACCATTGAAGATAAAGAAGGTTCACTATGGTCTGGGACATACAGAAATGGTTTATATCAAATTATTGACAATGCTTTCTTAACCTATACTGCGGAAGAAGGTTTGGCGACTAATTCTATTGGAGGGATTTGTGAATTAAAAAACGGATCCATATTGATTGGATCCATCAATGGGAAAATAAATCTGATAAAAAATGGGCGTATATCGAATTTCCCAATTCAACATGCTCTTCAGGGTAATAAAATATACGGAATTACTGAGGATTCTAAAGGGAATATTTGGATATGTACTTATATCGGAGTCATCAAAAAGCTTCCTAACGGAAATGAAATTCTCTATAGCACCACAAATGGTCTAAGAGGTAAATTAAGCAGATTAGCTTTTGAAGATAGCAATGGAAATATATGGATAGGAACAAGAGCCAATGGGATTAGTAGATTTGATGGGAAAAGATGGTCTTATTTCAACAAGAGCAATGGGTTATCCTCAAATTTCATTCTTGGAATTGATGAAGATTTAAATGGAAACATCATCATTAGTACCGATAATGGAGGAATAAATATTATTTCCCCTAGTGGTGAAATTAATATTCTCAATACAAATTCTGGTCTTGCTAACAATTTATGTTTCAACACCTATGTTGACAAAGATAATTCGTATTGGGTGGCCACTAAAACTGGGATTTCTCATATTACTGAGAACAATATTTTCAATTTTGGCAGTGAGAAAAGCATCCCTACCGATGCTGTCTTTGATATCATTCCTGATCAAAAAGGGAATTTTTGGCTGACCACAAATATTGGCATTATTAAAGTGAGTATAGCAGAACTGATAAAAGCTCAAACAAACTCTAAGGTTAAAATCAACTGGAAAATATATGATAAAAGAAGTGGTTTAGGTGCATATGAATGTGCAGGAGCAACGGCATCATTAATATCCAAAAAAAATGAGATCTGGGTCCCATCCATAGATGGGTTAATATGTATTAAAACAAACAAAGAAGAAAAGAACCACGGAACACCAAAAATAGTCATTAACAATATTGAAATAGACAGTATAAATTACAACTCTATTGAAAATATAAAGCTAACATCAGGTAGACATCGTTTTACCTTTAGCTATGCTAGCCTGTCTTACTCTTGCCCACAAAACATCAAATACCAAGTTAAACTTAATGGCTATGATACAAAGTGGATAAAAATGGGTGATAAAACTACTATTACCTATACCAACCTTCCTCCTGGAGTGTTTGATTTCCAAGTAAAAGCAGACAATGGTCATAATGAATGGGGAATTGCTTCAGTAAAAAATAGTATAATAATTGAGCCTCTTTTTACACAGACAGTCTGGTTTTACCTTATCCTTCTTACTTTTGCCATATTTATTGGCATAATTATGTACAGAATTAGAGTCAACACCCTTAGACAAAAAGAATCTGATCTTAAAGATTTGGTTAAAAATAGGACCACCGAATTACAAAGAAATATGGACACCCTTTTGCAAGAAATTGTGGAAAGAAAAAGAATTGAGAACGAACTTATTGCTGCTAAAGAAAAAGCCGATTCGGCTAACAAAAGTAAAAGTGAATTCCTTGCCAACATGAGTCATGAAATTAGAACTCCAATGAATGGAATCATAGGCATGACCGACCTACTCAAACAAACTAAATTAGATGAAAAACAAGTCGACTTTACTAAAACCATACACCAATCTGCAAATAATTTACTTTCTCTAATCAACGATATCCTCGACTTCTCAAAAATTGAAGCAGGCCAAATTGACTTTGAGAATATCGATTTTGATATCACCAAAGTTATTAATGAGATTATCGAAATTTTTAAGTTTAAAATACAAGAAAGCAAACTTACCTTCTCAAGTGAAATATCAAAAGAAATACCAATTTGGGTGAAAGGCGATCCTCATCGTTTGAAACAAGTTTTAATTAATCTTTTGAATAATGCCATCAAGTTTACCAAAGTTGGAGGAGTCACCTTAAAAGTATATCCTATCAAACTTACCAATACACATACTCGAATTAAATTCGATATCATAGATACAGGAATTGGTATTTCAAACTCTGGAATCAAGAAACTCTTTCAATCTTTTTCTCAAATTGACAGTAGTACAACTAGAATATATGGTGGTACTGGACTTGGGCTTGCCATTTCTAAAAACATAACCACACTAATGGGAGGAGATATTGGTGTAGAAAGTAAAGAAGGGGTAGGATCCACATTTTGGT
This window contains:
- a CDS encoding hybrid sensor histidine kinase/response regulator; its protein translation is MNLKNHLLKCTPILSLIFLINLFAFSNTENKIASLYSTRNWTTDNGLPSSAILDIHQSKEGYIWLLTYNGLLRYDGVEFFRFDKNNSDYFNTNNIFAITETEDSTLWFGSYGHGIIKYKNEEFTKIETPDFFVQQIYAENNQKIWIGTKNSGVYLLDNSRNTISKIDFEALNKTSISFLGKSPDGWIWIGTESKGIFLYKDGNLKQFDRQNIAALKEIQHILFAPNGNIFFSTYSGLYIKENSKIKKIWSLNGVETNHCLLSKDKRVIISTSNGLYHSDLSGQHMEAYQNNSNLRVIKTIEDKEGSLWSGTYRNGLYQIIDNAFLTYTAEEGLATNSIGGICELKNGSILIGSINGKINLIKNGRISNFPIQHALQGNKIYGITEDSKGNIWICTYIGVIKKLPNGNEILYSTTNGLRGKLSRLAFEDSNGNIWIGTRANGISRFDGKRWSYFNKSNGLSSNFILGIDEDLNGNIIISTDNGGINIISPSGEINILNTNSGLANNLCFNTYVDKDNSYWVATKTGISHITENNIFNFGSEKSIPTDAVFDIIPDQKGNFWLTTNIGIIKVSIAELIKAQTNSKVKINWKIYDKRSGLGAYECAGATASLISKKNEIWVPSIDGLICIKTNKEEKNHGTPKIVINNIEIDSINYNSIENIKLTSGRHRFTFSYASLSYSCPQNIKYQVKLNGYDTKWIKMGDKTTITYTNLPPGVFDFQVKADNGHNEWGIASVKNSIIIEPLFTQTVWFYLILLTFAIFIGIIMYRIRVNTLRQKESDLKDLVKNRTTELQRNMDTLLQEIVERKRIENELIAAKEKADSANKSKSEFLANMSHEIRTPMNGIIGMTDLLKQTKLDEKQVDFTKTIHQSANNLLSLINDILDFSKIEAGQIDFENIDFDITKVINEIIEIFKFKIQESKLTFSSEISKEIPIWVKGDPHRLKQVLINLLNNAIKFTKVGGVTLKVYPIKLTNTHTRIKFDIIDTGIGISNSGIKKLFQSFSQIDSSTTRIYGGTGLGLAISKNITTLMGGDIGVESKEGVGSTFWFWIDYDKSMKTHFIEQKKEEDITKKSMAMSEDHPNPRQFTILLAEDNPINQKVAKMHLERLGHKVETAANGQIALDMYTKNNYDLIFMDIQMPEMDGIESTKRIREFEEDIKQAEPIKIIALTANAMKGDKEACLDAGMNDYMSKPFKPEELKRMLNTIFK